The Chitinophagales bacterium genomic sequence ATTTGACAATACAATAAACCCGGTAATAAATATATACAGGGGTTTCCGGTTTAAGTTCTTCGCAGAATATATGTACCGTATCAATGGTTCAGGAGGCGGTTTCTACAATTTTGGCACTGATTTCAGACACTATACCAAGATATATAAGAATCTGACCTGGGCAGTACGTTTTGCAGCGGCACATTCAGGAGGTAATCAGAAGATATTATACTTTGTAGGTGGTGTTGACAATTGGGCTTGGCCGAAATATAACAGTGAGACACCTATCAGGCCGGGTGAGCAGTATGCTTTTCAGGCGCTGGCTACGAATATGCGTGGATATGAGCAAAACAGCTGGAATGGTAATTCGTATGGTGTGCTGAATAACGAGTTCCGTTTCCCTGTACTTGCTACTATTTTACAAAGGCCAATACAATCGTCATTACTGCGTAATCTTCAATTGGTAACTTTTGCAGATGTTGGGTCTGCATGGTATGGCCTCTGGCCTAAGGAAAGTACGGTGCGTAATGATAAGGTAATACCCCAGCCGGGTACTATCGGATATAATAATTCGCTTGTGATTGTTTCCATTGACGACTCCAAGAAGGTATTCGGGTTAGGTTATGGTTTCGGCTTACGCACCATGCTGTTCGGGTATTTTGGTAGGGCTGACCTGGCGTGGAATACCGATAATCATCGTAAAAAGCCACTGTTGCACCTGTCTCTGGGCACAGACTTTTAACAGTATCAGTCGGTATTATTGTAAAGTATTTGGCTGTCTTTGGGCGACCTTTAGTACTTTTGCTAACAAACTGATGAAAGCATTATGAAGATATCAAAAGAAGCGAAAACAGGATTATTGGTCACGGTGTCGTTGCTGGTATTTTTCGCCGGGTTCTATTTTCTGAAAGGTGCTAACATCTTTTCCGGCGAAAATGAGTTTTACGCTTACTATGATAATGTACAAGGACTACAGACCTCGGCCGCGGTACAGGTGAAAGGTCTCGGTGTTGGCAGGGTTTCAGGTATAGAATTGATAGATAGTGAGAAAGTTAAAGTGACCTTATCGGTTAGTAAGAGTGTAGATGTGCCTGTCGGAACGACGGCAGAGTTAGGCTCTGCAGATTTGCTGGGTACAAAGATCATCAGGCTTAACTTTGGTATGGGTACGCAAATGCTGGAAGATGGCGCCACATTGCCGGCATCTATGGAGGGTGGTATTATTGATAACCTTTCATTTGAGTTGTCGCCCCTTATTACCGACCTGAGGCATGTTATTACTACATTGGATACTGTATTGGTTGGTGTTAGTGGCGTATTGAATGAAAGCACCGCCAACAGCTTGTCAAACACTGTTACGTCGCTGGATGTTACCATGAAGAACTTTTCAGAATTGTCGGAGAAGCTGAACAATGAAAGTGAACAACTGGCTGCTGTTATCAGGAATGCCAATAGTATCACATCCAATATTGCTGATAACAACCAAGGCATTACGAATATCATTAAGAATGCCGAACAGACTACAAGTAATCTTTCTGCCGCTCCTATACAGGAGACAGTACAGGAACTGCAATCAGCCGCTAAACAATTGGATGGTATCCTGAAAAAAATCAATGATAATGAAGGTACTTTAGGTATGGTTGTAAATGATAAGCAACTATACAATAACCTGACGGAGACCATGAAAACACTGAATGACCTGATGGCGGATATTAATGCTCATCCCTGGCGTTATATTAACGTAACCATATTTGGCAAAAAACAGAAAAAATAACCGGGATAGCTGTTCATTTGTATATCCTGCACTTTGTTATATACCGGGAATGAAACTACGCTTACTTTTATTGTCTACTTTGATAAGTATATCGGTGCAGGTATTTGCGCAGAAGGTTGCTGACACGTCAAAAAAGGTCAATGTAGAAATAGTTACAGCCGGGTATATTGAGCGTGTGCCTACAGATAGTATCGCATTTAATAAACTGGTAAACAATGTACAATTGCAACAAGGGGAAACCATGATGTATTGTGACAGTGCCTACCTGTACAGCGAAACAAATAATGTCGAGGCTTTTGGTAATGTGGTCATTATTCAGCCGGACGGAACTCGTTCTGCCAGTGATTACCTGAAATATATAGGGAACAAAAAACTTGCCTTCTTGGATGGCAATGTAAGCCTTACAGATGGGAAAGATAATCTCTGGGCTACAGAGGTGCAATATGACCTGAATACCAAGATAGGTGTTTACTATAATGGAGGAACATTGCAAAGTGATGCTACCTCACTTACCAGTAATTCGGGTGTTTATAATATTCGCACGAAAGATGCCCGGTTTACTGAAGACGTGCATGTATATGACCCGGAGTATACGATCGTATCGGATGATATGGGATATAACACAGAAACTAAAATAACCACCTTTTTTGCCTCTTCTGTCGTTACAAGCGATTCGTCTGTATTGACCACACATTGTGGTACATATGATAGCAAACTACAGGCTGCTCATTTCCCTTGTCGTTCATCCATACTTACAAAGGAGCAATACATGGAGGCCGACAGCCTTTACTACAATAAAACTAATGGCCAGGCAAAGGCAAGAGGAGATGTTCTCGCTATTGATACAACGCAAAAGTTAACCCTGTATTGCCAGAGGGCCGACATGAATGAAAAGAAAAAAACAACACTTGCTACCATCAGACCTGTGATGAAAAAAATGAATGGAGAAGATAGTTTGTTCATTCGTGCGGATACCTTTTTTATGGCTCCTGTCAATCCAGTAAAGGATAGCATACGTGTTGTAAAAACTATAGGAAAGGGCAAGAATAAAAAAGAAGTAGTTGAAATGATAGCAGATACTACTGTTGCAACAGATACTGCAGAGTTACGCTACTTTATTGGTTATCATCATGTAAAGATATTTTCTGACTCTATGCAGGGCTTGTGCGATAGTATTGCTTATTCACAGGTGGATTCCGTTATGAAGATGATGTATGACCCTGTGTTGTGGTCGCGGAGAAGCCAGATTACAGGTGATACCATATTGCTGTATACGGATAGCAATAAGTTGAAAAGAATGTATGTGCCGGACAAAGCTTTTGTAGTTTCGCAAACGGGTCCTGATAAGGCTGAGTTGTTTGACCAGGTACAGGGTAAAACGCTTACAGGATATTTTGAGAATAATTCGATAACGGAAGTCGTTGTAAAGCCTAATGCAGAGGCAATACAATTTTCCAAAGATGATGATGGAGCGTATATTGGTGTGAGTGAGGTGAGTAGTGCCAGGATGAGAGTTTTGTTTGAAGATCAGGCTATTACATACATATTATTTGAACAGGATGTGAAAGAAAAAATGAACCCGCTTGATAAGGTAAATCTAGCCGGGTTG encodes the following:
- a CDS encoding MCE family protein, producing MKISKEAKTGLLVTVSLLVFFAGFYFLKGANIFSGENEFYAYYDNVQGLQTSAAVQVKGLGVGRVSGIELIDSEKVKVTLSVSKSVDVPVGTTAELGSADLLGTKIIRLNFGMGTQMLEDGATLPASMEGGIIDNLSFELSPLITDLRHVITTLDTVLVGVSGVLNESTANSLSNTVTSLDVTMKNFSELSEKLNNESEQLAAVIRNANSITSNIADNNQGITNIIKNAEQTTSNLSAAPIQETVQELQSAAKQLDGILKKINDNEGTLGMVVNDKQLYNNLTETMKTLNDLMADINAHPWRYINVTIFGKKQKK
- the lptC gene encoding LPS export ABC transporter periplasmic protein LptC, which translates into the protein MKLRLLLLSTLISISVQVFAQKVADTSKKVNVEIVTAGYIERVPTDSIAFNKLVNNVQLQQGETMMYCDSAYLYSETNNVEAFGNVVIIQPDGTRSASDYLKYIGNKKLAFLDGNVSLTDGKDNLWATEVQYDLNTKIGVYYNGGTLQSDATSLTSNSGVYNIRTKDARFTEDVHVYDPEYTIVSDDMGYNTETKITTFFASSVVTSDSSVLTTHCGTYDSKLQAAHFPCRSSILTKEQYMEADSLYYNKTNGQAKARGDVLAIDTTQKLTLYCQRADMNEKKKTTLATIRPVMKKMNGEDSLFIRADTFFMAPVNPVKDSIRVVKTIGKGKNKKEVVEMIADTTVATDTAELRYFIGYHHVKIFSDSMQGLCDSIAYSQVDSVMKMMYDPVLWSRRSQITGDTILLYTDSNKLKRMYVPDKAFVVSQTGPDKAELFDQVQGKTLTGYFENNSITEVVVKPNAEAIQFSKDDDGAYIGVSEVSSARMRVLFEDQAITYILFEQDVKEKMNPLDKVNLAGLRLSRFQWLEKKRPKTLKEIFE